A window of Rhizobium acidisoli contains these coding sequences:
- a CDS encoding sugar ABC transporter ATP-binding protein, translated as MTVEIADTAPVVLSARRICKSFSGVQVLFSVNFDLRAGEIHALMGENGAGKSTLVKVLSGFEQPSSGEILLDGKPVVLPPNGAAEALGIVIIHQEFNLAEHLTVTESLFLGREVTRFGVLDRKYMRSETRKVLDVLGSHVDENALISTLSIADKQMVEIAKAISRDARVVFMDEPTAVLSREETNMLFKQVRKLRDQGTSFVFVSHKLDEVMELTDRVTVLRDGQWIKTSPTSILDGESIAQLMVGRELSSLYPAKVEPDVDEEIVLSVASVSTGYVKGASFEVRKGEIIGFSGMIGSGRTELMEAIAGLRSRLEGEVVIKGAAVPSGDVHAANRCGLAYMTKDRKSKGLLLRSGMVTNLTLQSLGRHSRRGYLSPGSEAAAMAKAKRRFDIRVRDGNIVAGRMSGGNQQKLLLAKVMETEPDIIIIDEPTRGIDVGTKQQIYHFISALARDGRSIIIVSSEMPEVIGLCTRVVVMREGHIVGVLEGDEISEQEIMRYAAGLKRKAAA; from the coding sequence ATGACCGTGGAGATCGCCGACACCGCACCCGTGGTGCTGTCCGCCAGGCGTATATGCAAATCCTTCAGCGGCGTGCAGGTGCTCTTCAGCGTCAATTTCGATCTCCGCGCCGGCGAAATCCATGCGTTGATGGGTGAAAACGGCGCCGGCAAATCCACGCTCGTCAAGGTGTTGTCCGGTTTCGAACAGCCGAGTTCCGGCGAGATCCTGCTCGACGGCAAGCCCGTCGTCCTGCCGCCCAACGGCGCCGCCGAGGCGCTCGGCATCGTCATCATTCACCAGGAATTCAACCTCGCCGAACATCTGACCGTGACGGAGAGCCTCTTCCTCGGGCGCGAAGTCACGCGCTTCGGCGTGCTCGACCGCAAATATATGCGCTCGGAGACACGCAAGGTTCTCGATGTGCTCGGTTCGCATGTCGACGAGAATGCTCTGATCAGCACGCTTTCCATCGCCGACAAGCAGATGGTCGAAATCGCCAAGGCCATCAGCCGCGACGCGCGGGTCGTGTTCATGGATGAGCCGACCGCCGTCTTGTCGCGGGAAGAGACCAATATGCTGTTCAAGCAGGTCCGCAAGCTGCGCGATCAGGGCACCAGCTTCGTCTTCGTTTCGCATAAGCTCGATGAAGTGATGGAATTGACCGATCGTGTCACGGTGCTGCGCGACGGCCAATGGATCAAGACGTCGCCGACATCCATTCTGGACGGCGAATCGATCGCGCAGCTGATGGTCGGCCGCGAACTTTCCAGCCTTTATCCGGCCAAGGTCGAGCCTGATGTCGACGAGGAGATCGTCTTGAGCGTCGCCTCGGTTTCGACGGGCTATGTCAAAGGTGCGAGCTTCGAGGTGCGCAAGGGCGAGATCATCGGTTTTTCCGGCATGATCGGCTCCGGCCGCACCGAACTGATGGAAGCGATCGCCGGGTTGCGGAGCCGTCTTGAGGGCGAGGTGGTAATCAAAGGGGCCGCCGTTCCCTCCGGCGACGTGCATGCCGCCAATCGCTGCGGCTTGGCCTATATGACCAAGGACCGCAAGTCGAAGGGCTTGCTGCTGCGCTCCGGCATGGTCACCAATCTGACGCTGCAATCGCTCGGAAGACATTCTCGCCGAGGTTATCTCAGCCCCGGCAGCGAAGCGGCCGCGATGGCAAAAGCCAAGCGGCGCTTCGACATCCGGGTTCGCGACGGCAATATCGTCGCCGGCCGGATGTCGGGCGGAAACCAGCAGAAGCTGCTGCTCGCCAAGGTCATGGAGACCGAGCCCGACATCATCATCATCGACGAGCCGACGCGCGGCATTGATGTCGGCACCAAACAGCAGATCTATCATTTCATCTCGGCGCTGGCCCGGGACGGCCGGTCGATCATCATCGTCTCGTCGGAGATGCCCGAGGTCATCGGGCTATGCACGCGGGTGGTGGTGATGCGCGAAGGGCATATCGTCGGCGTGCTCGAAGGGGACGAGATCTCCGAGCAGGAGATCATGCGTTACGCCGCCGGGCTGAAGAGGAAAGCGGCGGCCTGA
- the xylA gene encoding xylose isomerase, with protein MSTGFFGDIQKVKYEGPDSTNPLAFRYYQPDEIVMGKRMEDHLRFAVAYWHTFTWPGGDPFGGQTFLRPWFEDTMKAAKLKADVAFEFFSLLGSPYYCFHDADVRPEGKNFAENTKNLNEIVDYFAEKQASTGTKLLWGTANLFSNRRYMSGAATNPDPDVFAFAAATVKTCIDATQKLGGENYVLWGGREGYETLLNTDLKRELDQLGRFLNLVVEYKHKIGYKGTILIEPKPQEPTKHQYDYDVATVYGFLKKHGLENEVKLNIEQGHAILAGHSFEHELALANALGIFGSIDMNRNDYQSGWDTDQFPNNVPEMALAYYHVLAGGGFKTGGTNFDSKLRRQSLDPADLLIGHIGGMDCCARGLKAAARMIEDKALSQPLADRYAGWESAEAQKLFRGEYSLDEITNWVETKDVNPQPRSGKQELLENVVNRYV; from the coding sequence ATGAGCACCGGATTTTTCGGCGATATCCAAAAAGTGAAATACGAAGGCCCTGACAGCACCAATCCGCTGGCCTTCCGTTACTACCAGCCGGACGAGATCGTCATGGGCAAGCGCATGGAGGACCATCTGCGCTTTGCGGTGGCCTATTGGCACACCTTCACCTGGCCGGGCGGCGATCCCTTCGGCGGCCAGACCTTCCTGCGTCCCTGGTTCGAGGACACGATGAAGGCCGCCAAGCTCAAGGCTGACGTTGCCTTCGAATTCTTCTCGCTGCTCGGCTCGCCCTATTACTGCTTCCATGATGCCGACGTGCGTCCGGAGGGCAAAAATTTCGCTGAGAACACCAAAAACCTCAACGAGATCGTCGACTACTTCGCCGAGAAGCAGGCTTCCACCGGCACCAAGCTGCTCTGGGGCACGGCGAACCTCTTTTCCAACCGCCGTTACATGTCGGGTGCTGCGACCAATCCGGATCCCGATGTCTTCGCTTTCGCAGCCGCGACCGTGAAGACCTGCATCGACGCGACGCAGAAGCTCGGCGGTGAGAACTATGTGCTCTGGGGCGGCCGCGAAGGTTACGAGACGCTGCTCAATACCGATCTCAAGCGGGAGCTCGACCAGCTCGGGCGTTTCCTCAACCTCGTCGTCGAATACAAGCACAAGATCGGCTACAAGGGCACGATCCTGATCGAGCCGAAGCCGCAGGAGCCGACCAAGCACCAGTATGATTACGACGTTGCGACCGTCTACGGCTTCCTCAAAAAGCACGGCCTAGAAAACGAAGTGAAGCTCAATATCGAGCAGGGCCATGCGATCCTGGCCGGTCACTCCTTCGAGCACGAACTGGCGCTTGCCAATGCGCTTGGCATCTTCGGCTCGATCGACATGAACCGCAACGACTATCAGTCCGGCTGGGATACAGACCAGTTCCCGAACAATGTTCCCGAAATGGCGCTCGCCTACTACCACGTTCTGGCAGGCGGCGGCTTCAAGACTGGCGGCACCAACTTCGACTCGAAGCTTCGCCGCCAGTCTCTCGACCCGGCGGATCTGCTGATCGGTCATATCGGCGGCATGGATTGCTGCGCCCGCGGCCTGAAGGCCGCCGCCAGGATGATCGAGGACAAGGCTCTGTCGCAGCCGCTCGCCGATCGTTATGCCGGCTGGGAATCCGCCGAGGCGCAGAAGCTCTTCCGCGGCGAATATTCGTTGGACGAGATTACGAACTGGGTCGAGACCAAGGACGTCAACCCGCAGCCGAGATCCGGCAAGCAGGAACTGCTCGAAAACGTCGTCAACCGTTACGTCTAA
- a CDS encoding ABC transporter permease, whose amino-acid sequence MSVNEETREIRRRSWRDVDLRAVAPFVALALLLIVGALVNPNFIGITNLANVATRSAFIAIIAVGATFVISAGDLDLSVGSMVAFVASLMILLMNSGAIENPALMLTVAVVFTMVAGSLCGLANGLITTVGKIEPFIATLGTMGIYRGLTTWLSQGGAITLRSADIQTLYRPAYFGTIAGVPIPIVVILAVTAVAAFILYRTRYGRHVVAVGSNSDVARYSGIAVNRVRTIAFVIQGLCVAIAVLLYVPRLGSTSATTGILWELQAITAVVVGGTALKGGAGRVWGTICGAFILELVGNIMLLSNFISEYLIGAIQGAIIIIAMFVQRSLVRKS is encoded by the coding sequence ATGAGTGTCAACGAGGAGACCAGGGAAATCCGGCGCCGATCCTGGCGGGATGTCGATCTGCGTGCGGTCGCGCCGTTCGTCGCCCTGGCGCTGCTTCTGATCGTCGGAGCTCTGGTCAATCCCAATTTCATCGGCATCACCAACCTTGCCAATGTCGCGACGCGCAGCGCCTTCATCGCCATCATCGCGGTCGGCGCGACCTTCGTGATCTCGGCCGGTGATCTCGACCTGTCGGTGGGTTCGATGGTGGCTTTCGTCGCCAGCCTGATGATCCTGCTGATGAACTCGGGCGCTATCGAAAACCCCGCTCTGATGCTGACGGTCGCGGTGGTCTTCACCATGGTCGCCGGCTCGCTTTGCGGCCTGGCGAATGGCCTGATCACCACGGTTGGCAAGATCGAACCTTTCATCGCGACGCTCGGCACGATGGGCATCTATCGCGGCCTGACGACATGGCTGTCGCAGGGCGGCGCGATCACGCTTCGCTCCGCCGATATCCAGACGCTCTATCGTCCCGCTTATTTTGGCACGATTGCCGGCGTGCCGATCCCGATCGTGGTGATCCTGGCGGTGACGGCGGTTGCGGCCTTCATTCTCTATCGCACCCGCTATGGGCGCCACGTTGTCGCTGTCGGGTCGAACAGCGATGTTGCCCGCTATTCCGGCATCGCGGTCAATCGCGTCAGGACGATCGCCTTCGTCATCCAGGGCCTGTGTGTTGCCATTGCAGTGCTGCTCTATGTTCCCCGTCTCGGCTCGACCTCGGCGACAACAGGCATCCTGTGGGAACTGCAGGCGATCACGGCGGTCGTGGTCGGCGGCACGGCGCTGAAGGGAGGCGCCGGCCGGGTCTGGGGCACGATCTGCGGTGCCTTCATTCTCGAACTCGTCGGCAACATCATGCTGCTTTCGAATTTCATCAGCGAGTACCTGATCGGCGCCATCCAGGGTGCGATCATCATCATCGCCATGTTCGTGCAGCGCTCGCTGGTGCGCAAATCATGA
- a CDS encoding LacI family DNA-binding transcriptional regulator, translating to MRPTVHDIAAAAGVSLATVDRVLNQRPGVRHVTREKVETAIRELGYIRDVAAANLAKGRTYPLVFILPASDNSFMHGLNAEIRQAVLRSPAERTDIRIVEVPAFDPAALVSVLEGLSREKPCGIAMVATDAPEVRAVVDRLVRERFPIVTLVSDLTGSLRHHYAGVDNIAAGRTAARLLGRFLGPRKGEIAVLAGSMLVRDHRERLEGFAAVMAEEFPDLAILPVLEGRDDPEVAHRLVADALGNAGIVGIYSLGAGNRGLIRALKEKAVDRTLTVVAHELTAHTRAALIDNTIDAILNQDAGHEVRSAIRILKAKADGLAVIAAQERIRLDIFLKDNLP from the coding sequence ATGAGGCCAACAGTTCACGATATCGCCGCCGCCGCCGGGGTCAGTCTTGCGACTGTCGACCGGGTTCTCAACCAGCGCCCGGGTGTGCGTCACGTCACACGGGAGAAGGTCGAGACCGCAATCCGCGAGCTCGGTTATATCAGAGATGTCGCCGCGGCCAACCTCGCCAAGGGGCGCACCTATCCGCTGGTCTTCATCCTGCCGGCCAGCGACAATTCCTTCATGCATGGGCTGAATGCGGAGATCCGGCAGGCCGTTCTCCGCTCGCCGGCCGAGCGCACCGATATCCGCATTGTCGAAGTCCCGGCCTTCGATCCGGCCGCCCTCGTTTCAGTGCTCGAAGGGCTTTCCCGGGAGAAGCCTTGCGGCATCGCGATGGTCGCGACCGATGCGCCTGAGGTGCGCGCCGTCGTCGACAGACTGGTGCGCGAGCGCTTTCCCATCGTCACCCTGGTTTCCGATCTCACTGGATCGCTTCGCCATCACTATGCCGGCGTCGACAATATCGCGGCCGGCCGGACGGCGGCCCGTCTGCTCGGCCGTTTTCTCGGGCCGCGAAAGGGTGAGATCGCCGTGCTCGCCGGCTCCATGCTGGTGCGCGACCATCGCGAGCGGCTGGAAGGTTTTGCCGCTGTTATGGCGGAAGAATTTCCCGATCTTGCGATCCTGCCGGTTCTCGAAGGCCGCGACGACCCCGAGGTCGCCCATAGGCTGGTTGCCGATGCACTCGGGAATGCCGGCATCGTCGGCATCTACAGCCTCGGCGCCGGCAATCGCGGCCTCATTCGGGCGCTGAAGGAGAAGGCCGTCGACCGGACGCTGACCGTGGTTGCCCATGAACTGACCGCCCATACGCGCGCAGCGCTCATCGACAACACGATTGATGCGATCCTCAACCAGGATGCCGGCCATGAAGTACGCAGCGCCATCCGCATATTGAAAGCCAAGGCGGACGGCCTTGCCGTCATCGCAGCGCAGGAGCGCATCCGCCTCGACATATTCCTGAAAGACAATCTGCCGTAA
- the xylB gene encoding xylulokinase, giving the protein MYLGLDLGTSGVKAMLIDGDQKIVGSANGSLDVSRPHSGWSEQEPAHWVRATEEAVAGLKAKHPKELAAVKGIGLSGQMHGATLIDAADKVLRPCILWNDTRSHVEAAALDADPRFRALTGNIVFPGFTAPKLAWVEKHEPDVFAKIAKVLLPKDYLRLWLTGDYISEMSDSAGTSWLDTGKRAWSSELLAATNLSEEQMPALVEGTAQAGQLRAELAAQWGISGNVVVAGGAGDNAASACGMGTVSDGAAFVSLGTSGVLFAANGSYLPKPESAVHAFCHALPNTWHQMGVILSATDALNWHSGVTGKSAADLTGELGETLKAPTGVTFLPYLSGERTPHNDAVIRGAFIGLEHESSRAVLTQAVLEGVTFAIRDNLEALRSAGTGISRVTAIGGGSRSHYWLASIATALGVPVDLPADGDFGAAFGAARLGLIAATGADPIAVCTPPVTSGTIEPVSALSGAYEDAYTRYRAVYPAVKSLTH; this is encoded by the coding sequence ATGTATCTCGGTCTCGATCTCGGAACCTCCGGCGTCAAGGCGATGCTGATCGACGGCGATCAGAAGATCGTCGGCTCGGCCAATGGTTCGCTCGACGTCTCGCGTCCGCATTCCGGCTGGTCGGAGCAGGAGCCGGCCCACTGGGTGCGTGCCACCGAAGAGGCCGTTGCCGGCCTGAAGGCGAAACATCCGAAAGAGCTTGCAGCGGTCAAAGGCATCGGCCTTTCCGGCCAGATGCACGGTGCGACGCTGATCGATGCGGCCGACAAAGTGCTGCGCCCCTGCATCCTCTGGAACGATACGCGCAGCCACGTCGAGGCTGCAGCCCTCGATGCCGATCCGCGCTTCCGCGCGCTGACCGGCAACATCGTCTTCCCCGGCTTCACGGCGCCGAAGCTCGCCTGGGTCGAGAAGCATGAGCCCGATGTTTTCGCCAAGATCGCCAAAGTGTTGCTCCCGAAGGACTACCTGCGTCTCTGGCTGACCGGCGACTATATCTCCGAAATGTCGGATTCGGCTGGCACTTCCTGGCTCGACACCGGCAAGCGCGCCTGGTCGTCCGAACTGCTCGCCGCCACCAATCTTTCCGAGGAGCAGATGCCGGCGCTTGTCGAAGGCACCGCGCAGGCTGGTCAGCTGCGGGCAGAACTTGCGGCGCAATGGGGCATCTCAGGCAATGTCGTCGTGGCCGGCGGGGCCGGCGACAATGCCGCCTCCGCCTGCGGCATGGGCACGGTCAGCGATGGCGCCGCCTTCGTTTCGCTCGGCACGTCGGGTGTGCTTTTTGCCGCCAACGGCTCCTATCTGCCGAAGCCGGAAAGTGCCGTGCATGCCTTCTGCCACGCGCTGCCGAACACCTGGCACCAGATGGGCGTCATCCTCTCGGCCACCGATGCGCTCAACTGGCATTCCGGCGTGACCGGCAAGTCGGCGGCCGATCTCACCGGCGAACTCGGCGAGACGCTGAAGGCGCCGACCGGCGTCACCTTCCTGCCCTATCTTTCCGGCGAGCGCACGCCGCACAATGATGCCGTCATCCGCGGCGCCTTCATCGGCCTCGAACATGAAAGCAGCCGCGCCGTTCTCACCCAGGCGGTGCTCGAAGGCGTGACCTTTGCCATCCGCGACAATCTCGAGGCGCTGCGTTCGGCCGGCACCGGCATCTCCCGCGTCACGGCGATCGGCGGCGGTTCGCGCTCGCATTACTGGCTGGCGTCGATCGCGACCGCGCTTGGCGTTCCGGTCGACCTGCCCGCCGACGGCGATTTCGGCGCGGCCTTCGGCGCCGCCCGCCTCGGCCTGATTGCCGCGACGGGTGCCGATCCGATTGCCGTCTGCACGCCGCCGGTGACATCAGGCACGATCGAGCCGGTGTCGGCGCTGAGCGGCGCTTACGAGGATGCCTATACGCGCTACCGCGCAGTTTATCCGGCGGTCAAATCGCTGACGCATTGA
- a CDS encoding LacI family DNA-binding transcriptional regulator has translation MSNSTPATIEDVARIAEVSIATVSRAIHMPEKVANSTRLKVNQAIAVTGYTTNAMARSLRLGRSNMILVVAPDIGDPNFSNILVGLENEARAHGYGILIGHTQNDAQRGLEYLKFLNSNQAAGLILFTGILPFGHQTMTARLPPSVGVFEPVFNGGIPYVGVDDTEGARKAVDLLLAEGHRKIAFIGDSRTRLAYIRRRMGYDAGLDAAGIPPDLRIVLEGDGTIESGRHAVEQLFMRDTLPTAFMCVNDQTAIGVMVGLGARGYDIPRDFSVTGFDDVPQAVFISPPLTTIRQPRTAIGKQAMALLLELLSDGQPTETEILLRPDLVVRNSVSAPSRNWLKR, from the coding sequence GTGTCGAATTCCACGCCCGCAACAATCGAAGACGTCGCCCGGATCGCCGAGGTCTCCATCGCGACGGTGTCCCGGGCGATCCATATGCCGGAGAAGGTCGCCAACTCCACACGGCTCAAGGTCAACCAGGCGATCGCCGTCACCGGCTATACCACGAATGCCATGGCCCGCAGCCTGAGGCTCGGCCGTTCCAACATGATCCTCGTGGTGGCGCCCGACATCGGCGACCCCAATTTCTCCAACATTCTCGTCGGGCTGGAAAACGAGGCGCGCGCGCACGGCTACGGCATCCTGATCGGCCACACGCAGAACGACGCCCAGCGCGGGCTCGAATATCTGAAATTCTTGAATTCCAACCAGGCTGCCGGGCTGATCCTGTTCACCGGCATCCTGCCCTTCGGGCATCAGACGATGACGGCGCGGCTGCCGCCGAGTGTGGGGGTTTTCGAGCCCGTCTTCAACGGCGGCATTCCCTATGTCGGCGTCGACGATACCGAGGGCGCCAGGAAAGCCGTGGACCTGCTGCTGGCCGAAGGCCATCGCAAGATCGCCTTCATCGGCGATTCGCGCACCCGGCTTGCCTATATCAGGCGCCGCATGGGCTACGATGCCGGTCTCGATGCCGCCGGCATCCCGCCCGATCTGAGGATCGTGCTCGAAGGCGACGGCACGATCGAAAGCGGCCGGCATGCGGTGGAACAGCTTTTCATGCGCGACACGCTTCCCACCGCCTTCATGTGCGTGAACGATCAGACGGCGATCGGCGTCATGGTCGGGCTCGGGGCGCGCGGCTACGACATTCCGCGTGATTTCTCTGTGACCGGTTTCGACGACGTGCCGCAGGCCGTCTTCATATCCCCGCCGCTGACGACGATCCGCCAGCCGCGGACGGCGATCGGCAAACAGGCGATGGCGCTGCTGCTGGAGCTCCTGTCCGATGGCCAGCCGACCGAGACGGAAATCCTGCTGCGGCCGGATCTGGTGGTTCGAAACTCCGTCTCCGCGCCGTCGCGCAACTGGTTGAAGCGCTGA